The Glaciimonas sp. PCH181 genome contains the following window.
TGCAGACAATCACACCGAGTGCGCCAAGATCCGGCTCTAGCATCAACAGCAATCCGACTAATCCGACTGCTGCTGTCATCGGCAAAAAGCCCTTGGTCAACTTGTGCATCACTTCTTGTTTACGGACGGTGTAATTGGCCGCATATAAGACGATGAACAACTTCATTAATTCCGATGGTTGCAAATTAAAGACGTGGAACGATAACCAGCGTTTGGCACCGTTCACGCCCTTACCTAAACCGGGCACCAACACGAGCGCCAGCAATACCAACGTGCCAACAAATAAATACGGTGCCCAACGTTGCCAGGTGGCGATGCGTATCCGGAAAGTCACCAGTCCAGCAACAATAGAAACACTAATAAATATCGCCTGACGCAATAGAAAGATGTAGCTTTTATAACTAGCGTATTTAGGCGAATCCGGTAATGCAATCGAAGCCGAATACACCATCACCAGGCCAAGCAGCATTAACAATATGACGACCCATACCAACGGCTGGTCGTACTCCATCATCTTCGAGCGCTGCACCCCGGGCTTGGTACCATCGACCGAACGTGGCCGCGCCTGCGCCTGCGGTTTTTCCGCAGCTTTATCGCTACCCCCTGAGAAAAATGGGAACGCGAATTTCATATGCTGACCTCGCCGCGTGAGAGCGCCAATTCA
Protein-coding sequences here:
- the ftsW gene encoding putative lipid II flippase FtsW; the protein is MKFAFPFFSGGSDKAAEKPQAQARPRSVDGTKPGVQRSKMMEYDQPLVWVVILLMLLGLVMVYSASIALPDSPKYASYKSYIFLLRQAIFISVSIVAGLVTFRIRIATWQRWAPYLFVGTLVLLALVLVPGLGKGVNGAKRWLSFHVFNLQPSELMKLFIVLYAANYTVRKQEVMHKLTKGFLPMTAAVGLVGLLLMLEPDLGALGVIVCIAMGILFLGGINGIWFGGITAMLSVMFSLVIWLSPWRRERIFAYLNPWDQDNALGKAYQLSHSLIAFGRGEIFGVGLGASVEKLHYLPEAHTDFLLAVIGEELGFVGVLAVVIMFYWIIKRAFEIGRQAIAMEQVFAGLTAKGIGIWIGVQTFINMGVNLGLLPTKGLTLPLMSYGGSGVLINCVGLAILLRIDYENRVMMRGGRS